The genomic window ttattttcggaaaaatgtttttaatttataataccaccatttttttttagtatgtttaataAGTGCCCTAAAAACActatttattattctttataggaaaatgctaaacagtgcccccggggcactagttaaggatgtaaaaatagtaatttggcattggaatttgtgcagtcaacttcttgaaagtttaaaaagtgttattttcttttcaaaactttctaattttggtttccttaaccagtgccccgggggcaccggttagcatgacccttctTTATATTTTGCCCCAGTACTCCTAAGTTGTTTGTATTATTCTTTTTAGTTTTAATAATACTCGGAACTATCATGCATGTTAATTAAGTATAGACTTGAAGGGATCATGTCAACCGATAATACTCGGAATTAGCATGCATATATTAAAACTATATGCAtgcttaaaaaagaaaataaaacatctAAGCCATCAATTATTTAAACCATTATTTCAATGatggcatatatttttttatcatggaAACATTATAGCAATAGGATTTCATATAAATATTGACGCAGTTTTCATGCTGTATTTAATCAGAACCGTCTAATTTAAtattgtctagttcaatattaatattatatttttgactaaattcaatattaataattaagatTAATTAGTTTGTACTAATTTTATTCGGATTTAATTTAAACCGACCAATTTAAAATAGATGGTTTGAATCTACtacttattatttatttgattactgCAGTGCATCCTGATCAAAATATTATCCTATCCGGCATACTCTCtctcaaaaaaaaagaaagagcaTACCCCATTGAAGACGAGAGTGAGGTACAACAAAGCCATTTATGTCCACCGCCTTTCTCACGGAGCCGTACGTGGACTTTACCGCTCATACAGCTACCAGCCCGACAAGCAGTCAATCTCCCTCTAAAATGGAAGTATGGATGAATCGACATCAAACAGAGGTATTAGATTTTTTTCCAAGCAATAACAGGAGCCAAGCTTTTTTCACAAAAACATATGGGATACCATAAACGTTACCTagtaaaatataagaaaaccaACTCAAGTAAATTTCATGCATAAGGACACAATCAAATAGCCCCCATGCCACATAGGCATAACTTTGTCAACTCATTTTATCTAGTAATTAATATATCCAAAATCCAGCAGCCAACTCCTCCATCATACGTTACATCATATATACATAGCTATGACATTGTCctacttaaaaaaaagaagagaaaattaaTGCATAGACAAATTCAGACCACCAACTATTAATATAATTTACCGTAGTATAGGAGCCATGTTTTACCAATGTATGTTGCATTAAAATAATTCCTATTTACTATATTGACCACTTCTCCGTACATATTTCAATTTCATGTCAATATATAAATCACAATTCACAACATAAAGTTATATTCTCATTCTCATCATCATATTACATATATTTTCCCACAATATTTGTTCACAATTCAAATTCATTCAATATATCTTCTTCATTAGCAACATGAACTTTCCTAACAATATTGATGATGGAAGTTCACAAAAAAGAGAACTTCAACTACAAGGTCCTCGCCCTACACCTCTAAGGATAAACAAAAACTCTCATAAGATCAAGAAACCACCATTAGCCCCACAAGCCCAAATTCGTCAGCCGGTTATCATCTACACCGTATCTCCGAAGATAATCCATACTACGCCAAATGAATTCATGAGCCTTGTTCAACGTCTCACCGGTTCTTCCAATTCCTCGTCGAATATGGCATCAACGTCGAATAATTCTTTAAACGACATTAATACTAGTTGTGAGACGAC from Trifolium pratense cultivar HEN17-A07 linkage group LG1, ARS_RC_1.1, whole genome shotgun sequence includes these protein-coding regions:
- the LOC123898604 gene encoding nuclear speckle RNA-binding protein B-like is translated as MNFPNNIDDGSSQKRELQLQGPRPTPLRINKNSHKIKKPPLAPQAQIRQPVIIYTVSPKIIHTTPNEFMSLVQRLTGSSNSSSNMASTSNNSLNDINTSCETTKLTVASCAAIEKVREPNQEMKKQHQNDENSGDENTSLFHGIFSQASPLLDQNMARFINNLSRPDLYENRNLENSFVMQNLSNFISISPQTPLTDLFNNFSN